In Juglans microcarpa x Juglans regia isolate MS1-56 chromosome 8D, Jm3101_v1.0, whole genome shotgun sequence, the following are encoded in one genomic region:
- the LOC121242095 gene encoding transcriptional corepressor SEUSS-like isoform X2 codes for MVPSGPPTQIGGTQSVSPSLLRSNSGMLGGQGGPMPSQTAFPSLVSPRTQFNNMNMLGNVPNASSFLNQSFGNGVPNAALSNPANSQRGASNMANPASSGPGQGQQFSNPSGNQLIPDQQQSQQLESPNFQHSQQPMQQFAATPSAHQQQQFQSIRGGLGGVGPVKMEPQVTNDQRGQQQQFQALRNPGPVKLESQQIQTMRNMLPVKMEPQHSDQSLFLHQQQQQQQQQQQQQFLHMSRQSSQAAAAQINLLHQQRLFQLHQQQQQQQQMLKAMPQQRSQLPQQFPQQNLPLRPPVKSGYEPGMCARRLTHYMYQQQHRPEDNNIEFWRKFVAEYFAPDAKKKWCVSMYGSGRQTTGVFPQDVWHCEICNRKPGRGFEATVEVLPRLFKIKYESGTLEELLYVDMPREYQNSSGQIVLDYAKAIQESVFEQLRVVRDGQLRIVFSPDLKICSWEFCARRHEELIPRRLLIPQVSQLGAAAQKYQAAAQNASSNVPVSELQTNCNMFLASARQLAKALEVPLVNDLGYTKRYVRCLQISEVVNSMKELIDYSRETGTGPMESLVKFPRRTSTSSGFHGQSQQPEEQLQQQQQQQNVAQNSNSDQSSVQAAAMQLAVNNGVSGVNNSLNTASTSTSASTIVGLLHQNSMNSRQQNSMTNASSPYGGGSVQIPSPGSSSTIPQAQPNPSPFQSPTPSNNPPQTSHGPLTTAVNHMSTSNSPANMSLQQPTLSSEADPSDSQSSVQKILHELMISNQLHGTGGMVGVASMGNDMKNVNGVLPTSNNGLNGGNCLVGNGTVNNNSGIGSGGFGTMGGLGQSAMVNGMRSAMGNNPAMNGRVVMASMARDPSMNHQQQQDMGNQLLSGLGAVNGFNNLPFDWKPFP; via the exons ATGGTACCTTCGGGGCCGCCCACACAGATCGGTGGCACTCAGTCCGTTTCTCCTTCACTCTTGCGTTCGAATTCTGGAATGTTGGGAGGTCAAGGGGGTCCCATGCCTTCTCAGACGGCTTTTCCTTCCCTTGTGTCGCCCAGAACTCAGTTTAATAACATGAATATGCTTGGAAACGTGCCCAATGCGTCATCTTTTCTTAATCAGTCTTTCGGGAATGGAGTTCCCAATGCTGCGCTTTCTAACCCTGCGAATAGCCAGCGTGGAG CTTCAAACATGGCGAACCCTGCTTCATCTGGGCCGGGTCAGGGTCAGCAATTCTCGAACCCTTCTGGTAACCAGTTAATTCCAGATCAACAGCAATCCCAGCAACTTGAGTCGCCTAATTTCCAACACAGTCAGCAGCCAATGCAACAGTTCGCTGCAACACCCAGTGCCCACCAGCAGCAGCAATTTCAATCAATTCGAGGTGGCTTAGGTGGTGTTGGACCTGTAAAAATGGAGCCCCAGGTGACAAATGATCAGCGGGGACAGCAGCAGCAGTTTCAAGCGTTAAGAAATCCTGGTCCAGTGAAACTGGAATCGCAACAAATTCAGACAATGAGAAATATGTTGCCAGTAAAAATGGAACCCCAACATTCTGATCAATCATTATTTCTGCATcaacagcagcaacaacagcagcaacaacaacagcaacaatTCCTACACATGTCAAGGCAGTCCTCTCAGGCTGCTGCTGCCCAAATTAATCTTTTGCATCAACAAAGACTCTTCCAGCTACACCAgcaacaacagcaacaacagCAAATGTTGAAGGCAATGCCTCAGCAGCGTTCCCAATTACCGCAGCAGTTTCCACAGCAGAATTTGCCTTTGAGACCACCTGTAAAATCAGGCTATGAACCTGGGATGTGTGCTCGACGTCTCACCCATTACATGTATCAGCAACAACATAGACCCGAA GACAACAATATTGAATTCTGGAGGAAATTTGTTGCTGAGTACTTTGCTCCCGATGCCAAAAAGAAGTGGTGTGTTTCCATGTATGGAAGTGGCCGGCAAACAACTGGAGTTTTTCCTCAG GATGTGTGGCACTGTGAGATATGTAATCGCAAGCCTGGCCGGGGTTTTG AAGCAACTGTTGAGGTTCTTCCTAGgcttttcaaaatcaaatacgAAAGTGGTACTTTGGAAGAGCTTCTTTATGTTGATATGCCCCGTGAATATCAGAACTCATCTGGTCAGATTGTCTTGGACTATGCAAAAGCAATACAGGAAAGTGTTTTTGAGCAACTTCGTGTTGTTCGTGATGGTCAACTTCGGATAGTTTTCTCTCCTGACCTAAAG ATATGCTCTTGGGAATTCTGTGCTCGGCGTCATGAAGAGCTCATACCTCGAAGATTGTTGATACCTCAG GTTAGTCAACTTGGAGCTGCTGCTCAAAAATACCAGGCTGCTGCTCAAAATGCATCATCCAATGTACCTGTTTCAGAGTTGCAAACTAATTGTAACAT GTTTTTAGCGTCGGCTCGACAGTTAGCGAAAGCCTTGGAAGTGCCTTTGGTAAATGATTTAGGATATACAAAGAGATACGTACGTTGCCTTCAG ATATCAGAAGTGGTTAATAGTATGAAAGAGTTGATTGATTATAGCCGAGAAACAGGGACGGGACCTATGG AAAGCTTGGTCAAGTTTCCTCGGAGGACAAGTACTTCGTCTGGGTTTCATGGTCAGTCTCAACAGCCCGAGGAGCAGCTACAACAGCAACAACAGCAGCAGAATGTGGCCCAGAACTCAAATAGTGATCAAAGCTCTGTCCAGGCTGCTGCAATGCAACTTGCTGTTAACAATGGTGTGTCTGGTGTAAATAATTCCCTAAACACAGCATCCACGTCAACCTCAGCGAGCACAATTGTTGGGCTTCTCCATCAGAACTCCATGAACTCCAGACAGCAGAATTCTATGACCAATGCAAGCAGTCCTTACGGAGGAGGTTCTGTTCAGATTCCTTCCCCCGGTTCTTCCAGTACTATTCCACAGGCACAACCCAACCCATCCCCATTCCAATCACCAACACCGTCTAACAATCCACCACAAACGTCTCATGGCCCCTTAACAACAGCTGTTAATCACATGAGTACCTCGAATTCACCTGCTAATATGTCCTTGCAACAGCCAACTCTTTCCAGCGAGGCTGACCCGAGTGATTCGCAGAGTTCTGTCCAGAAAATCctacatgagttgatgatatcCAATCAACTTCATGGGACAGGTGGTATGGTTGGTGTTGCTTCTATGGGGAATGACATGAAAAATGTTAATGGGGTTTTACCAACAAGCAACAATGGTCTCAATGGTGGTAACTGCTTAGTGGGGAATGGGACGGTCAACAATAACTCAGGTATTGGGAGTGGTGGATTTGGCACCATGGGTGGACTTGGTCAGTCGGCCATGGTTAATGGAATGAGATCGGCAATGGGAAATAACCCCGCCATGAATGGAAGGGTAGTAATGGCATCAATGGCTCGGGACCCAAGTATGAATCATCAACAACAGCAGGATATGGGAAACCAACTGCTTAGTGGACTAGGAGCAGTTAACGGGTTTAATAATCTTCCGTTTGATTGGAAACCGTTCCCATGA
- the LOC121242095 gene encoding transcriptional corepressor SEUSS-like isoform X1, which yields MVPSGPPTQIGGTQSVSPSLLRSNSGMLGGQGGPMPSQTAFPSLVSPRTQFNNMNMLGNVPNASSFLNQSFGNGVPNAALSNPANSQRGGIDTGAESDPLSSVGNGMGFNTPSSSFVASNMANPASSGPGQGQQFSNPSGNQLIPDQQQSQQLESPNFQHSQQPMQQFAATPSAHQQQQFQSIRGGLGGVGPVKMEPQVTNDQRGQQQQFQALRNPGPVKLESQQIQTMRNMLPVKMEPQHSDQSLFLHQQQQQQQQQQQQQFLHMSRQSSQAAAAQINLLHQQRLFQLHQQQQQQQQMLKAMPQQRSQLPQQFPQQNLPLRPPVKSGYEPGMCARRLTHYMYQQQHRPEDNNIEFWRKFVAEYFAPDAKKKWCVSMYGSGRQTTGVFPQDVWHCEICNRKPGRGFEATVEVLPRLFKIKYESGTLEELLYVDMPREYQNSSGQIVLDYAKAIQESVFEQLRVVRDGQLRIVFSPDLKICSWEFCARRHEELIPRRLLIPQVSQLGAAAQKYQAAAQNASSNVPVSELQTNCNMFLASARQLAKALEVPLVNDLGYTKRYVRCLQISEVVNSMKELIDYSRETGTGPMESLVKFPRRTSTSSGFHGQSQQPEEQLQQQQQQQNVAQNSNSDQSSVQAAAMQLAVNNGVSGVNNSLNTASTSTSASTIVGLLHQNSMNSRQQNSMTNASSPYGGGSVQIPSPGSSSTIPQAQPNPSPFQSPTPSNNPPQTSHGPLTTAVNHMSTSNSPANMSLQQPTLSSEADPSDSQSSVQKILHELMISNQLHGTGGMVGVASMGNDMKNVNGVLPTSNNGLNGGNCLVGNGTVNNNSGIGSGGFGTMGGLGQSAMVNGMRSAMGNNPAMNGRVVMASMARDPSMNHQQQQDMGNQLLSGLGAVNGFNNLPFDWKPFP from the exons ATGGTACCTTCGGGGCCGCCCACACAGATCGGTGGCACTCAGTCCGTTTCTCCTTCACTCTTGCGTTCGAATTCTGGAATGTTGGGAGGTCAAGGGGGTCCCATGCCTTCTCAGACGGCTTTTCCTTCCCTTGTGTCGCCCAGAACTCAGTTTAATAACATGAATATGCTTGGAAACGTGCCCAATGCGTCATCTTTTCTTAATCAGTCTTTCGGGAATGGAGTTCCCAATGCTGCGCTTTCTAACCCTGCGAATAGCCAGCGTGGAGGTATTGATACTGGGGCTGAGTCGGATCCACTTTCTAGTGTTGGCAATGGTATGGGTTTTAATACTCCTTCATCTTCATTTGTAGCTTCAAACATGGCGAACCCTGCTTCATCTGGGCCGGGTCAGGGTCAGCAATTCTCGAACCCTTCTGGTAACCAGTTAATTCCAGATCAACAGCAATCCCAGCAACTTGAGTCGCCTAATTTCCAACACAGTCAGCAGCCAATGCAACAGTTCGCTGCAACACCCAGTGCCCACCAGCAGCAGCAATTTCAATCAATTCGAGGTGGCTTAGGTGGTGTTGGACCTGTAAAAATGGAGCCCCAGGTGACAAATGATCAGCGGGGACAGCAGCAGCAGTTTCAAGCGTTAAGAAATCCTGGTCCAGTGAAACTGGAATCGCAACAAATTCAGACAATGAGAAATATGTTGCCAGTAAAAATGGAACCCCAACATTCTGATCAATCATTATTTCTGCATcaacagcagcaacaacagcagcaacaacaacagcaacaatTCCTACACATGTCAAGGCAGTCCTCTCAGGCTGCTGCTGCCCAAATTAATCTTTTGCATCAACAAAGACTCTTCCAGCTACACCAgcaacaacagcaacaacagCAAATGTTGAAGGCAATGCCTCAGCAGCGTTCCCAATTACCGCAGCAGTTTCCACAGCAGAATTTGCCTTTGAGACCACCTGTAAAATCAGGCTATGAACCTGGGATGTGTGCTCGACGTCTCACCCATTACATGTATCAGCAACAACATAGACCCGAA GACAACAATATTGAATTCTGGAGGAAATTTGTTGCTGAGTACTTTGCTCCCGATGCCAAAAAGAAGTGGTGTGTTTCCATGTATGGAAGTGGCCGGCAAACAACTGGAGTTTTTCCTCAG GATGTGTGGCACTGTGAGATATGTAATCGCAAGCCTGGCCGGGGTTTTG AAGCAACTGTTGAGGTTCTTCCTAGgcttttcaaaatcaaatacgAAAGTGGTACTTTGGAAGAGCTTCTTTATGTTGATATGCCCCGTGAATATCAGAACTCATCTGGTCAGATTGTCTTGGACTATGCAAAAGCAATACAGGAAAGTGTTTTTGAGCAACTTCGTGTTGTTCGTGATGGTCAACTTCGGATAGTTTTCTCTCCTGACCTAAAG ATATGCTCTTGGGAATTCTGTGCTCGGCGTCATGAAGAGCTCATACCTCGAAGATTGTTGATACCTCAG GTTAGTCAACTTGGAGCTGCTGCTCAAAAATACCAGGCTGCTGCTCAAAATGCATCATCCAATGTACCTGTTTCAGAGTTGCAAACTAATTGTAACAT GTTTTTAGCGTCGGCTCGACAGTTAGCGAAAGCCTTGGAAGTGCCTTTGGTAAATGATTTAGGATATACAAAGAGATACGTACGTTGCCTTCAG ATATCAGAAGTGGTTAATAGTATGAAAGAGTTGATTGATTATAGCCGAGAAACAGGGACGGGACCTATGG AAAGCTTGGTCAAGTTTCCTCGGAGGACAAGTACTTCGTCTGGGTTTCATGGTCAGTCTCAACAGCCCGAGGAGCAGCTACAACAGCAACAACAGCAGCAGAATGTGGCCCAGAACTCAAATAGTGATCAAAGCTCTGTCCAGGCTGCTGCAATGCAACTTGCTGTTAACAATGGTGTGTCTGGTGTAAATAATTCCCTAAACACAGCATCCACGTCAACCTCAGCGAGCACAATTGTTGGGCTTCTCCATCAGAACTCCATGAACTCCAGACAGCAGAATTCTATGACCAATGCAAGCAGTCCTTACGGAGGAGGTTCTGTTCAGATTCCTTCCCCCGGTTCTTCCAGTACTATTCCACAGGCACAACCCAACCCATCCCCATTCCAATCACCAACACCGTCTAACAATCCACCACAAACGTCTCATGGCCCCTTAACAACAGCTGTTAATCACATGAGTACCTCGAATTCACCTGCTAATATGTCCTTGCAACAGCCAACTCTTTCCAGCGAGGCTGACCCGAGTGATTCGCAGAGTTCTGTCCAGAAAATCctacatgagttgatgatatcCAATCAACTTCATGGGACAGGTGGTATGGTTGGTGTTGCTTCTATGGGGAATGACATGAAAAATGTTAATGGGGTTTTACCAACAAGCAACAATGGTCTCAATGGTGGTAACTGCTTAGTGGGGAATGGGACGGTCAACAATAACTCAGGTATTGGGAGTGGTGGATTTGGCACCATGGGTGGACTTGGTCAGTCGGCCATGGTTAATGGAATGAGATCGGCAATGGGAAATAACCCCGCCATGAATGGAAGGGTAGTAATGGCATCAATGGCTCGGGACCCAAGTATGAATCATCAACAACAGCAGGATATGGGAAACCAACTGCTTAGTGGACTAGGAGCAGTTAACGGGTTTAATAATCTTCCGTTTGATTGGAAACCGTTCCCATGA
- the LOC121242098 gene encoding thioredoxin M-type, chloroplastic-like, protein MALMENCFQVSTVCTTRAAALQCYHPFSSKEKLHLPTCNVFKNSILTSSLSSSSYPHSLSTRFRKSSIVCKAREALNEVQVVTDSSWDGLVIASDNPVLVEFWAPWCGPCRMIAPVIDELAKEYAGKILCCKVNTDDCPNIATKYGIRSIPTVLFFKNGEKKESVIGAVPKSTLSATVEKYIEA, encoded by the exons ATGGCTCTCATGGAGAACTGTTTTCAAGTTAGCACAGTATGCACTACAAGAGCTGCTGCTCTACAATGTTACCatccattttcttcaaaagaaaaacttcatCTCCCGACATGTAATGTATTTAAGAATTCCATACTAACCTCTTCTTTATCATCTTCATCTTACCCTCATTCCCTCAGCACCAGATTCCGAAAATCAAGCATTGTCTGCAAAGCTCGTGAAGCTCTGAATGAAG TTCAAGTGGTGACAGATTCAAGCTGGGATGGCCTTGTCATTGCAAGTGACAACCCAGTTCTGGTGGAGTTTTGGGCACCATGGTGCGGACCATGTAGGATGATTGCACCCGTGATTGATGAACTAGCAAAAGAATATGCAGGAAAGATTCTCTGCTGCAAGGTTAACACAGATGACTGTCCCAACATTGCCACCAAGTATGGAATAAGAAGCATTCCAACCGTACTGTTTTTCAAGaatggagaaaagaaagagagtgtGATTGGTGCAGTGCCTAAGTCCACCTTATCTGCTACCGTAGAGAAATATATAGAGGCCTGA